In Leucobacter insecticola, one DNA window encodes the following:
- a CDS encoding DUF2200 domain-containing protein, which translates to MTRHKIFDMTFASIYPLYLAKVERKGHTREELDRVLTWLTGLDAHSLRAAQSSDMTLEEFFANAPALNPNAELITGVICGIRVEDIEDPLMQKIRYMDKLVDEVARGKKMSSILRGS; encoded by the coding sequence ATGACTCGTCACAAGATTTTCGACATGACTTTCGCGAGCATCTACCCGCTGTACCTTGCGAAGGTTGAGCGCAAGGGGCATACACGGGAGGAACTTGACCGGGTCCTCACCTGGCTCACTGGCCTCGATGCCCACTCGTTGCGGGCGGCCCAATCCTCGGACATGACGCTCGAAGAGTTCTTTGCCAACGCCCCCGCACTGAACCCCAATGCCGAGCTCATCACCGGAGTCATTTGCGGGATCCGGGTTGAAGACATCGAAGATCCACTCATGCAAAAGATCCGTTACATGGACAAGCTCGTCGACGAGGTCGCCCGAGGCAAGAAGATGTCGTCGATCCTGCGCGGATCCTGA